A genomic stretch from Kribbella amoyensis includes:
- a CDS encoding type II toxin-antitoxin system VapC family toxin, translating to MTPATDADRLLLDTHVLLWWLADSTELSDDVKERIDTELEVYVSAATVWEVSIKAEAGKLTVPRAFPDVVRDSGVAELPIRYQHASRAGRLPLLHRDPFDRMLIAQAQTENLTLVTRDAAIQASGVAVLKA from the coding sequence GTGACGCCGGCGACAGACGCGGACCGGCTCCTGCTGGACACCCATGTCCTGCTGTGGTGGCTGGCGGACAGCACCGAACTCTCGGACGACGTGAAGGAACGCATCGACACCGAGCTGGAGGTGTACGTCAGCGCCGCGACGGTCTGGGAGGTCTCGATCAAAGCCGAAGCGGGCAAGCTGACGGTCCCCCGCGCGTTTCCCGACGTCGTTCGGGACAGCGGGGTGGCCGAACTCCCGATCCGGTACCAGCACGCGAGCCGCGCGGGTCGGCTGCCGCTACTGCACCGGGACCCGTTCGACCGCATGCTGATCGCTCAAGCCCAGACCGAGAACCTCACCCTGGTCACCCGTGACGCCGCGATCCAGGCGTCCGGCGTGGCGGTCCTCAAGGCATGA
- a CDS encoding NCS1 family nucleobase:cation symporter-1, whose translation MAGTEQTVHPDGRVELTDRAAIADSRYANAELAPTRMSERKWTTYNYTALWMGMAHNIPSYLLASGLVALGMNWLQAFLTITLGNLIVLVPLLLNSHAGTKYGIPFPVFARAFYGIRGANLPALLRAFIACGWFGIQTWIGGQAIYTIVGELAGSGWSNAATISGQPWTLWLSFLFFWALQMWLIWRGIEGLRRFENWAAPLVTVAFLALMIAILVKAGGLGPILDQPSKLGWDADFWKIFAPALMGMIAFWATLSLNMPDFTRFGKGQRQQILGQIIGLPTTMSFIALVSIITTSGTVLVYGSAIWDPVELTTKFESPVVVTIGLVMAILATMSCNVAANVVSPSYDFANALPRFLNFRTAGLLTGIIGIVIQPWRLIADPSIYIFVWLSFYGGLLASVAGVLIAGYWFVDKTNLQLAGLYLPGSRYWYNAGWNWRAVVATALGSVLAVGGAYSAPGAGPFPEDGLIPFLQPLYDYSWVVGLVAGFVVYLALTLPASRRSTATTQATAGI comes from the coding sequence ATGGCTGGTACGGAACAGACCGTTCACCCCGACGGACGCGTCGAGCTGACCGACCGGGCCGCGATCGCGGACAGCCGGTACGCCAATGCCGAGCTCGCTCCGACCCGGATGAGCGAGCGCAAGTGGACGACGTACAACTACACCGCGCTGTGGATGGGCATGGCGCACAACATCCCCAGCTACCTGCTCGCGTCCGGGCTGGTAGCGCTCGGGATGAACTGGCTGCAGGCGTTCCTCACGATCACGCTCGGGAACCTGATAGTCCTCGTCCCGCTGCTGCTGAACAGCCACGCGGGCACGAAGTACGGCATCCCGTTCCCGGTGTTCGCGCGCGCCTTCTACGGGATCCGCGGGGCGAACCTGCCGGCCTTGCTGCGTGCCTTCATCGCGTGTGGGTGGTTCGGCATCCAGACCTGGATCGGCGGTCAGGCGATCTACACCATCGTCGGCGAGCTGGCCGGATCCGGCTGGTCCAACGCGGCCACGATCAGCGGGCAGCCGTGGACGCTGTGGCTCAGCTTCCTGTTCTTCTGGGCCCTGCAGATGTGGCTGATCTGGCGTGGCATCGAGGGGTTGCGCCGGTTCGAGAACTGGGCGGCCCCGCTGGTCACGGTCGCGTTCCTGGCGCTGATGATCGCGATCCTGGTGAAGGCCGGCGGACTCGGCCCGATCCTGGACCAGCCGTCCAAGCTCGGCTGGGACGCCGACTTCTGGAAGATCTTCGCGCCGGCGTTGATGGGGATGATCGCGTTCTGGGCGACGCTGTCGCTGAACATGCCCGACTTCACCCGGTTCGGCAAAGGGCAACGGCAGCAGATCCTCGGCCAGATCATCGGGCTGCCGACGACGATGTCGTTCATCGCCCTGGTCTCGATCATCACCACGTCCGGGACCGTGCTGGTCTACGGCTCCGCGATCTGGGACCCGGTCGAGCTGACGACCAAGTTCGAGAGTCCCGTCGTCGTGACGATCGGTCTGGTGATGGCGATTCTCGCGACCATGTCGTGCAACGTTGCCGCGAACGTGGTGAGTCCGTCGTACGACTTCGCGAACGCGCTGCCGCGGTTCCTGAACTTCCGGACCGCCGGGTTGCTCACCGGGATCATCGGCATCGTGATCCAGCCGTGGCGGTTGATCGCCGACCCGTCGATCTACATCTTCGTCTGGCTCTCGTTCTACGGCGGCCTGCTCGCCTCGGTGGCGGGTGTACTCATCGCGGGGTACTGGTTCGTCGACAAGACGAATCTCCAGCTGGCCGGGCTGTACCTGCCGGGGAGCCGCTACTGGTACAACGCGGGCTGGAACTGGCGAGCTGTGGTGGCGACCGCTCTCGGGTCCGTACTGGCCGTTGGCGGGGCGTACTCGGCGCCGGGGGCTGGCCCGTTCCCGGAGGACGGGCTGATTCCGTTCTTGCAGCCGTTGTACGACTACTCGTGGGTGGTCGGCCTGGTCGCGGGGTTCGTCGTGTACCTGGCGCTGACGCTTCCCGCGTCCCGCCGGTCGACGGCCACGACGCAGGCCACAGCCGGCATCTGA
- a CDS encoding EF-Tu/IF-2/RF-3 family GTPase, translating to MGWKFWKREPNPMDPQQLLAQARQAGPEPQHGPGRRPQDTVHRPQDIPSGGFQLTVEDVFTITGRGTVVTGRVTSGLIRVGEQVVVSRAGQQLGALQVTGVEMFRKTVNEARAGDNVGLMLSDVRRDQIERGDVLTN from the coding sequence ATGGGATGGAAGTTCTGGAAGCGCGAGCCGAACCCGATGGATCCACAGCAGCTGCTGGCCCAGGCGCGGCAGGCCGGTCCCGAGCCCCAGCACGGTCCCGGCCGGCGGCCGCAGGACACGGTCCACCGGCCGCAGGACATACCGTCGGGCGGATTCCAGCTGACGGTCGAGGACGTCTTCACGATCACCGGGCGCGGGACCGTCGTGACCGGGCGGGTCACCTCCGGCCTGATCAGGGTCGGCGAACAGGTCGTCGTCAGCCGGGCCGGGCAGCAGCTCGGTGCGCTCCAGGTCACCGGGGTGGAGATGTTCCGCAAGACGGTGAACGAGGCGCGGGCCGGCGACAACGTCGGGCTGATGCTGAGCGACGTACGGCGCGACCAGATCGAACGCGGCGACGTCCTGACCAACTGA
- the dnaJ gene encoding molecular chaperone DnaJ, whose product MSTDYYAVLGVSRDASADEIKKAYRKLARQYHPDVNDSEDAHHKFQEIGRAFQVLSDPQKRQIHDLGGDPLGTAAGAGAGAGFGQAFTFTDIMDAFFGQTGGATRGPRPRTRRGQDALIPLRIDLGEAAFGTTRELKVDTAVLCPTCSGSGAAAGSEPVTCDICHGRGEVTHTQRSFLGEVRTMRPCPNCRGYGTTIPNPCVECSGDGRVRSRRTVTVKIPGGVDSGTRVQLSGQGEVGPGGGPAGDLYVEIEVEPHDIFTRNGDDLHCTVTLPMTAAALGTTIDLPTLEGETTPLEIRAGTQSGTALTLTARGVPRLRHAGRGDLIVQVIVETPTRVDDAQSDLLRQLAELRGEERPQGQVQAAHKGVFGRLRDAFGAH is encoded by the coding sequence ATGAGCACCGATTACTACGCCGTCCTGGGCGTCAGCCGTGACGCGTCCGCGGACGAGATCAAGAAGGCCTACCGCAAGCTGGCCCGCCAGTACCACCCGGACGTCAACGACTCCGAGGACGCGCACCACAAGTTCCAGGAGATCGGCCGCGCGTTCCAGGTGCTGAGCGACCCGCAGAAGCGGCAGATCCACGATCTCGGCGGCGACCCGTTGGGCACCGCGGCCGGGGCCGGTGCGGGGGCCGGGTTCGGCCAGGCGTTCACCTTCACCGACATCATGGACGCGTTCTTCGGCCAGACCGGCGGGGCCACCCGCGGGCCGCGGCCGCGGACCCGGCGCGGCCAGGACGCGCTGATCCCGCTGCGGATCGACCTCGGCGAGGCGGCGTTCGGGACCACCCGCGAGCTCAAGGTGGACACCGCGGTGCTCTGCCCGACCTGTTCCGGGTCGGGCGCGGCGGCCGGGTCCGAGCCGGTGACCTGCGACATCTGCCACGGCCGCGGCGAGGTGACCCACACCCAGCGGTCGTTCCTCGGCGAGGTCCGGACGATGCGCCCGTGCCCGAACTGCCGCGGCTACGGCACCACCATCCCGAACCCGTGCGTCGAGTGCTCCGGTGACGGCCGGGTCCGGTCCCGCCGCACCGTCACGGTGAAGATCCCCGGCGGCGTCGACAGCGGGACCAGGGTGCAGCTGTCCGGCCAGGGCGAGGTCGGCCCCGGCGGCGGCCCGGCCGGCGACCTGTACGTCGAGATCGAGGTCGAGCCGCACGACATCTTCACCCGCAACGGCGACGACCTGCACTGCACGGTGACGCTGCCGATGACGGCGGCCGCGCTCGGTACGACGATCGACCTGCCGACGCTCGAGGGCGAGACCACGCCGCTGGAGATCCGGGCGGGCACGCAGTCCGGGACGGCGCTCACGCTGACCGCTCGCGGCGTCCCGCGGTTGCGGCACGCGGGCCGCGGCGACCTGATCGTCCAGGTCATCGTGGAGACGCCGACGCGGGTCGACGACGCCCAGTCCGACCTGCTCCGCCAGCTCGCCGAACTGCGCGGCGAGGAGCGGCCGCAGGGTCAGGTCCAGGCCGCGCACAAGGGCGTCTTCGGGCGCCTGCGTGACGCGTTCGGCGCGCACTGA
- a CDS encoding type II toxin-antitoxin system Phd/YefM family antitoxin, with the protein MGEAAAQYNMHEAKTQLSRIIERVEHGEEVIISRAGRPVAKVIPLPATVRRSGRGALSGRISFAEDWDSPETNASIADDFGLPS; encoded by the coding sequence GTGGGCGAGGCAGCGGCGCAGTACAACATGCACGAGGCGAAGACTCAGCTGTCGCGCATCATCGAGCGCGTCGAGCACGGCGAGGAAGTCATCATCAGCCGCGCCGGCCGGCCGGTGGCGAAGGTGATCCCGCTACCGGCCACGGTGCGGCGCTCCGGACGCGGCGCGTTGTCCGGACGGATCAGCTTCGCCGAGGACTGGGACAGCCCGGAGACCAACGCATCGATCGCCGACGACTTCGGCCTGCCGTCGTGA
- a CDS encoding MBL fold metallo-hydrolase has translation MSEWTELGDRCWVRRYPEWDVNVGLVVGSEGALVIDTRGTTEQAREVLTHLGEVTDVPVRWVVNTHAHFDHTFGNSVFTDAAIYAHENAAAALADRGPALQQHYRDNPGPDPAYPEIAPAVLADVAAAELVAVSNTFAVAKVIDLGDRRVELLHLGNAHTDGDLVAVVPDVDVLFAGDLVEESAPPSYGDDSYPLEWPDTIDRVIGMLSPDTKVVPGHGAVVDAEFARDQAGDLGTVANTISGLHHGGTSLEQALAHTEDWPWPVEHLATAIRRAYEVLGTPRRPTLPLLGGHD, from the coding sequence ATGAGTGAGTGGACCGAGCTCGGGGATCGCTGCTGGGTCCGCCGGTACCCGGAGTGGGACGTCAACGTCGGCCTGGTCGTCGGGAGCGAGGGCGCCCTGGTGATCGACACCCGCGGCACCACCGAGCAGGCCCGCGAGGTGCTGACCCACCTCGGCGAGGTGACGGACGTACCGGTGCGCTGGGTGGTCAACACGCACGCGCACTTCGACCACACCTTCGGCAACTCGGTCTTCACCGACGCGGCGATCTACGCCCACGAGAACGCGGCCGCCGCACTCGCCGACCGTGGTCCCGCTCTCCAGCAGCACTACCGCGACAACCCCGGCCCGGACCCGGCGTACCCGGAGATCGCGCCGGCGGTCCTGGCCGACGTGGCCGCCGCCGAGCTGGTTGCCGTGAGCAACACGTTCGCGGTGGCGAAGGTGATCGACCTCGGCGACCGGCGGGTCGAGCTGCTCCATCTGGGCAACGCGCACACCGACGGCGATCTGGTGGCCGTGGTACCGGACGTGGACGTGCTGTTCGCCGGCGACCTGGTCGAGGAGTCCGCTCCCCCGTCGTACGGCGACGACTCGTACCCGCTCGAGTGGCCGGACACGATCGACCGGGTGATCGGCATGCTGTCGCCCGACACGAAGGTGGTCCCCGGTCACGGGGCCGTGGTGGACGCCGAGTTCGCCCGCGACCAGGCCGGCGATCTCGGGACGGTCGCGAACACGATCTCCGGTCTGCACCACGGGGGTACGTCGCTCGAGCAGGCGCTCGCTCATACCGAGGACTGGCCGTGGCCCGTCGAGCACCTGGCGACCGCGATCCGCAGGGCATACGAGGTCCTCGGGACGCCGCGCCGGCCGACGCTGCCACTGCTCGGTGGACACGACTAG
- a CDS encoding RNA polymerase sigma factor yields MGAAAEQTIEDLLRTEAPQVLGALVRRFSRFDIAEDAVQEALLVASRRWPVEGIPVGPRSWLIRVAYRRMIDMVRSEQSARRREEEAGLADPAVLDPSAPEPGVMDQDDSLLLLLLCCHPTLSPTSQVALTLRAVGGLTTGEIAHAYGSAESSMGTRISRAKQRLKESGARFVPPDPAELPARLEAVMQVLYLIFNEGYTATAGRRLERVELTEEAIRITRMLSSARPDDAEVAGLLALMLLAQSRRTARTGDEAELILLEDQDRSAWDQELIAEGVTLIESAWKQREVGPYQLQAAIAAVHAQAPTADETDWPQIAGLYLWLERLTPTSPISLSRVVAVSKAYGAQRGLALLDDLERTYRFSENPLTRQRELSVRAHLLESVGDRPGAQAAYRAAAELTENEAEQRYLQGRAAAIQPDEPAR; encoded by the coding sequence GTGGGAGCCGCTGCCGAGCAAACCATCGAGGACCTGCTGCGTACCGAGGCGCCGCAGGTACTCGGTGCGTTGGTGCGGAGGTTCAGCCGGTTCGACATCGCGGAGGACGCGGTCCAGGAGGCGCTGCTGGTCGCGAGCCGGCGATGGCCGGTCGAGGGGATCCCGGTGGGGCCGCGGAGCTGGCTGATCCGCGTCGCCTATCGCCGGATGATCGACATGGTCCGCTCGGAGCAGTCCGCGCGACGCCGTGAAGAGGAAGCCGGGCTCGCCGATCCCGCCGTCCTCGATCCGTCCGCCCCGGAGCCGGGGGTGATGGACCAGGACGACAGCCTGCTGCTCCTGTTGCTCTGTTGCCACCCCACGCTCAGCCCGACGTCCCAGGTCGCGTTGACCCTGCGCGCGGTCGGCGGACTCACGACAGGGGAGATCGCGCACGCGTATGGATCCGCCGAGTCGTCGATGGGGACCAGGATCAGCCGGGCGAAGCAGCGCCTGAAGGAGTCCGGCGCCCGCTTCGTACCACCGGATCCGGCCGAGCTCCCGGCCCGGCTCGAGGCGGTCATGCAGGTGCTCTACCTGATCTTCAACGAGGGCTACACGGCGACCGCGGGGCGCCGGCTGGAACGGGTGGAGCTCACCGAGGAGGCGATCCGGATCACCCGGATGCTGTCCAGCGCGCGCCCGGACGATGCCGAGGTGGCCGGCCTGCTCGCGCTCATGCTGCTCGCCCAGTCCCGGCGTACTGCGCGGACCGGCGACGAGGCGGAGCTGATTCTGCTCGAGGACCAGGACCGTTCCGCGTGGGACCAGGAGCTCATCGCCGAGGGAGTCACGCTGATCGAGTCCGCCTGGAAGCAGCGGGAGGTCGGGCCGTACCAGCTGCAGGCCGCGATCGCCGCGGTCCACGCTCAAGCGCCGACTGCGGATGAGACGGACTGGCCGCAGATCGCGGGGCTCTACCTCTGGCTCGAACGCCTCACGCCGACATCGCCGATCAGCCTGAGCCGAGTCGTCGCGGTGTCCAAGGCGTACGGGGCGCAACGCGGGCTGGCCCTGCTCGACGATCTGGAGCGCACGTACCGGTTCTCGGAGAACCCGCTGACCCGCCAACGTGAGCTGTCAGTGCGGGCGCATCTGCTGGAGTCCGTCGGGGATCGACCGGGTGCGCAGGCGGCGTACCGAGCGGCTGCGGAGCTCACCGAGAACGAGGCGGAACAGCGCTATCTGCAGGGCCGAGCGGCCGCGATCCAGCCCGATGAACCGGCCAGGTGA
- a CDS encoding Gfo/Idh/MocA family protein, translating into MTKIGIVGTGVISGTYLDHLGKLPGVEVVAVADLDVSRAQAVADNHPGVRALSSDDLLADPAVDIVLNLTIPAAHAPVHEAALRAGKHVYGEKPLAVDRAEAEPLLKLAAANDLRIGCAPDTVLGTGTQTARAAIDRGDIGVPTAATASFVTPGHELWHPAPEFYYQAGGGPLLDMGPYYVTSLVTLLGPVRRVTGRAGRAHQERKVHKGPRAGTVFGVDVPTHVTGILEHESGALTTVLMSFDIWAARLPRIEVHGTEGSLSVPDPNAFDGKVELATATQRDWTELPVAGGYAGAGRGVGVADMARAIRTGGKHRADGALAYHVLDIMESLLESAAQDQSLDVASTVDRPAAVPLGASPDLA; encoded by the coding sequence GTGACCAAGATCGGGATCGTCGGCACCGGCGTCATCAGCGGTACGTACCTCGACCACCTCGGCAAGCTGCCCGGGGTCGAGGTCGTCGCGGTGGCCGACCTGGACGTGAGCCGGGCCCAGGCCGTCGCGGACAACCACCCGGGTGTCCGGGCCTTGTCATCCGACGACCTGCTGGCCGACCCGGCCGTCGACATCGTGCTCAACCTGACCATCCCGGCCGCCCACGCGCCCGTCCACGAGGCCGCGTTGCGGGCCGGTAAGCACGTGTACGGCGAGAAGCCGCTGGCCGTCGACCGGGCCGAGGCGGAGCCGCTGCTCAAGCTGGCGGCCGCGAACGACCTGCGGATCGGCTGCGCACCGGACACCGTGCTCGGGACCGGGACCCAGACCGCGCGGGCCGCGATCGACCGGGGCGACATCGGCGTACCGACCGCGGCGACCGCATCGTTCGTCACGCCGGGGCACGAGCTGTGGCACCCGGCGCCCGAGTTCTACTACCAAGCCGGCGGCGGTCCGCTGCTCGACATGGGGCCGTACTACGTCACCAGCCTGGTCACCCTGCTCGGTCCGGTCCGCCGGGTCACCGGTCGCGCCGGCCGGGCGCACCAGGAGCGCAAGGTCCACAAGGGGCCGCGGGCCGGGACCGTGTTCGGCGTCGACGTGCCGACCCACGTCACCGGCATCCTCGAGCACGAGTCGGGCGCGTTGACCACGGTGCTGATGTCGTTCGACATCTGGGCGGCCCGGCTGCCGCGGATCGAGGTGCACGGGACCGAGGGCAGCCTGTCGGTCCCGGACCCGAACGCGTTCGACGGCAAGGTCGAGCTGGCCACGGCCACCCAGCGTGACTGGACCGAACTCCCCGTGGCCGGCGGGTACGCCGGGGCCGGGCGGGGCGTCGGGGTCGCGGACATGGCCCGCGCGATCCGCACCGGCGGCAAGCACCGCGCGGACGGCGCGCTGGCCTACCACGTGCTCGACATCATGGAGTCGTTGCTCGAGTCGGCGGCCCAGGACCAGTCGCTGGACGTGGCGAGCACGGTCGACCGGCCGGCCGCCGTACCGTTGGGGGCGTCGCCCGACCTCGCCTGA
- the hrcA gene encoding heat-inducible transcriptional repressor HrcA: MLDDRKLDVLRAIVEDYVATHEPVGSKTLVDRHNLGVSPATVRNDMAALEEEGYITQPHTSAGRIPTDAGYRLFVDKLSTVKPLSPAEKKAISSFLAGAVDLDDVVRRTVRLLAQITRQVAIVQYPTLIRSSVRHVEVVTMTPRRLLLVLITSTGRVEQRIVESPAAVDERLVADLRSRLNTALAGQRLTDAATSLASVTELFAPADRPLVAAIVTTLLEAFTDEGEQRIAVGGAANLTRYGDDFERNVKPVLEALEEHVILLRLLGEATHPQTLTVRIGHENPYEELATTSVVATGYGSKSEALATLGIVGPTHMDYPSTMGAVRAIARYVSQILADS, from the coding sequence GTGCTGGACGACCGCAAGCTGGACGTACTCCGGGCCATCGTCGAGGACTACGTCGCCACCCACGAGCCGGTCGGCTCGAAGACGCTGGTCGACCGGCACAACCTCGGCGTCTCCCCGGCCACGGTCCGTAACGACATGGCCGCGCTGGAGGAGGAGGGGTACATCACCCAGCCGCACACCAGCGCGGGGCGGATCCCGACTGACGCTGGGTACCGGCTGTTCGTGGACAAGCTCAGCACGGTCAAGCCGCTGTCCCCGGCGGAGAAGAAGGCGATCTCGTCCTTCCTCGCCGGCGCGGTCGACCTGGACGACGTGGTCCGGCGGACGGTCCGGCTGCTCGCCCAGATCACCCGGCAGGTCGCGATCGTGCAGTACCCGACCCTGATCCGGTCCAGCGTCCGGCACGTCGAGGTGGTCACGATGACGCCGCGGCGGCTGCTGCTGGTGCTGATCACCAGTACCGGCCGGGTCGAGCAGCGGATCGTCGAGTCGCCGGCCGCGGTGGACGAGCGGCTGGTCGCCGATCTGCGGTCCCGGCTGAACACCGCCCTGGCCGGCCAGCGGCTGACCGACGCGGCGACGTCGCTGGCCAGCGTCACCGAGTTGTTCGCGCCGGCCGACCGGCCGCTGGTGGCCGCGATCGTGACCACGCTGCTGGAGGCCTTCACCGACGAGGGCGAGCAGCGGATCGCGGTCGGCGGCGCCGCCAACCTGACCCGGTACGGCGACGACTTCGAGCGCAACGTGAAGCCGGTACTGGAGGCGCTCGAGGAGCACGTGATCCTGCTCCGGCTGCTCGGTGAGGCGACCCATCCGCAGACCCTCACGGTCCGGATCGGGCACGAGAACCCGTACGAGGAGCTGGCCACCACGTCGGTGGTCGCGACCGGGTACGGGTCGAAGTCGGAGGCGCTGGCCACCCTCGGCATCGTCGGCCCGACCCATATGGACTACCCGAGCACGATGGGCGCGGTCCGCGCCATCGCGCGGTACGTCAGCCAGATCCTGGCCGACTCATGA
- a CDS encoding DUF998 domain-containing protein, which produces MASLATTTDRDTTQSAVRPSTRHLLTAAALAGPLFFTSAAAQGLTRDGFDLRIHPISQLATGDLGWIQMATFVLAGSGVVALAVAYRRLVTEGVGRRLVPLLLTVFGAGLILAGLFVMDPQHGFPIGTPDGPAAAMSWNGIVHSAAAAIAFTALAVACIALVVRCVRRRQVAAAVGHGVVAVVLLVPMPSVPISLQIAFTGLIAFTWTTVTALRLRRRS; this is translated from the coding sequence ATGGCTTCACTCGCCACCACCACCGACCGCGACACGACGCAGTCCGCCGTACGGCCGTCGACCCGGCACCTGCTCACGGCCGCCGCGCTCGCGGGCCCGCTCTTCTTCACCTCCGCGGCCGCGCAGGGACTCACCCGGGACGGCTTCGATCTCCGGATCCACCCGATCAGCCAGCTCGCGACCGGCGACCTCGGCTGGATCCAGATGGCGACCTTCGTCCTGGCCGGCTCCGGTGTGGTCGCGTTGGCTGTCGCGTACCGGCGACTCGTGACCGAAGGCGTCGGACGGCGCCTCGTCCCGCTCCTCCTGACCGTCTTCGGCGCCGGGCTGATCCTGGCGGGCCTGTTCGTGATGGACCCGCAGCACGGGTTCCCGATCGGTACCCCGGACGGTCCCGCCGCCGCGATGTCGTGGAACGGCATCGTCCACTCCGCCGCGGCCGCGATCGCCTTCACCGCGTTGGCAGTCGCCTGCATCGCCCTGGTGGTCCGCTGCGTACGCCGTCGCCAGGTCGCCGCCGCTGTCGGTCATGGGGTTGTCGCCGTCGTTCTGCTGGTACCGATGCCGTCGGTCCCGATCAGCCTGCAGATCGCGTTCACGGGGCTGATCGCGTTCACCTGGACCACGGTCACGGCGCTCCGGCTTCGGCGCCGGTCCTGA
- a CDS encoding ThuA domain-containing protein: MTTRRALVVRGGWEGHVPVEATDLFIPFLRDNGFEVTVSGSTSSYLDLSGVDLVVQCITMSDIADEELKGLETAVRAGTGLAGWHGGIADSFRTKADYHFMTGGQFVSHPGGFIDHRISIVSDDPIVAGLEDFDLHTEQYYVHADPTNTVLATTTVRAHPDYPWIDGAVMPAVWTRTWGDGKIFVCTPGHKLDDLETPQVRTIIERGLLWASK, from the coding sequence GTGACGACACGACGGGCACTGGTGGTGCGGGGTGGCTGGGAAGGCCACGTCCCGGTCGAGGCGACCGACCTGTTCATCCCCTTCCTGCGGGACAACGGGTTCGAGGTCACCGTCTCCGGGAGCACCTCGAGCTACCTCGACCTGTCCGGGGTCGACCTCGTGGTGCAGTGCATCACCATGAGCGACATCGCGGACGAGGAACTGAAGGGCCTGGAAACCGCGGTCCGCGCCGGCACCGGGCTGGCCGGGTGGCACGGCGGCATCGCGGACTCGTTCCGGACCAAGGCCGACTACCACTTCATGACCGGCGGCCAGTTCGTCTCGCACCCGGGCGGATTCATCGACCACCGGATCTCGATCGTGTCGGACGACCCGATCGTGGCCGGTCTGGAGGACTTCGACCTGCACACCGAGCAGTACTACGTGCACGCGGACCCGACCAACACCGTGCTCGCCACCACGACCGTCCGGGCGCACCCCGACTACCCGTGGATCGACGGCGCCGTGATGCCGGCCGTCTGGACCCGGACCTGGGGCGACGGCAAGATCTTCGTCTGTACCCCGGGCCACAAGCTGGACGACCTGGAGACGCCGCAGGTCCGGACGATCATCGAGCGGGGGCTGCTGTGGGCGAGCAAGTGA
- a CDS encoding DUF3097 domain-containing protein — protein MADRYGNDVLAGDWRKPKNGRTVDVEIAKGMVVEEPSSGFVGAVVRWEHGVVHLEDRHGRVRSYPMGPGFWIDGKPVSLQPPKKAAPAKKTRTASGSVAVDNVRARVARASRIYVEGRHDAELVERVWGDDLRIEGVVVEYLEGVDDLPAIVNRFQPGPGRKLGVLVDHLVEGSKESRIAAQVTGAHVLVVGHPFIDIWEAVKPKSVGINAWPKIPHGEDWKKGVLRTFGWPASDQADVAAAWKHILSKVNSFADLDPALLGRVEELIDFVTND, from the coding sequence GTGGCTGATCGGTATGGGAACGACGTGCTGGCCGGGGACTGGCGGAAGCCCAAGAACGGGCGGACCGTCGACGTGGAGATCGCGAAGGGGATGGTGGTCGAGGAGCCGTCCTCGGGGTTCGTCGGGGCCGTGGTCCGGTGGGAGCACGGGGTGGTGCACCTCGAGGACCGGCACGGGCGGGTGCGGTCGTACCCGATGGGGCCCGGGTTCTGGATCGACGGGAAGCCGGTGTCGCTGCAACCGCCGAAGAAGGCCGCGCCCGCCAAGAAGACGCGGACCGCATCCGGCTCGGTGGCCGTGGACAACGTCCGGGCCCGGGTCGCGCGGGCCAGCCGGATCTACGTCGAGGGCCGGCACGACGCCGAGCTGGTCGAGCGGGTCTGGGGCGACGACCTACGGATCGAGGGCGTCGTGGTCGAGTACCTCGAAGGGGTCGACGACCTGCCCGCGATCGTGAACCGGTTCCAGCCAGGGCCGGGGCGCAAGCTCGGGGTCCTCGTCGACCACCTGGTCGAGGGGTCGAAGGAGTCCCGGATCGCGGCCCAGGTCACCGGTGCGCACGTGCTCGTGGTCGGGCACCCGTTCATCGACATCTGGGAAGCGGTCAAGCCGAAGTCGGTCGGCATCAACGCCTGGCCGAAGATCCCGCACGGCGAGGACTGGAAGAAGGGCGTCCTGCGCACCTTCGGCTGGCCCGCGTCGGACCAGGCCGACGTCGCGGCCGCGTGGAAGCACATCCTGTCCAAGGTGAACTCGTTCGCCGATCTCGACCCGGCCCTGCTCGGCCGGGTCGAGGAGCTGATCGACTTCGTCACCAACGACTGA
- a CDS encoding YciI family protein has product MKFLLLGYTPAAAWDAETADVPSEEAVAAFATYQQFEAELRATGEFVSTEGLGHPAMSRTVRKSDGAVVATDGPFAELKEVLASFAVIDCVSLDRATDIVTRIVEILGEPIEIRPVMCDEFGA; this is encoded by the coding sequence ATGAAGTTTCTCCTGCTCGGCTACACACCCGCGGCCGCCTGGGATGCCGAAACCGCCGACGTACCGTCCGAGGAGGCGGTGGCCGCGTTCGCGACGTACCAGCAGTTCGAGGCGGAGCTGCGGGCGACCGGCGAGTTCGTCAGTACCGAGGGGCTCGGTCACCCGGCGATGTCCAGGACCGTGCGGAAGTCCGACGGCGCCGTGGTTGCGACCGACGGCCCGTTCGCCGAACTGAAGGAAGTGCTCGCCAGCTTCGCCGTGATCGACTGCGTCAGCCTGGACCGCGCGACCGACATCGTCACCCGGATCGTGGAGATCCTCGGTGAGCCGATCGAGATCCGGCCGGTGATGTGCGACGAGTTCGGGGCCTGA